The DNA window GCACGATTCAGCGTGAGCACGTTTGCCCTTGGATTACCCAGAAAACCAAACTCTCTCCCCTCGATATTCATTTCAACTATTTTCCGTATCCTGTCCGGTTCAATGTCCCTCGCCCCGGCAATTCGCGGGATCTGCCAGAACGCACCCGATGGAGAGAGATGGGGATCAAGCCCGCTTCCGGAGGTTGTTACGAGTTCTACGGGAATAGGGCCTTCCGCCGCTGGATTTTCTTTCTTTAACCGTTCTATCTCCTTCGTCACCCTGTTC is part of the Syntrophorhabdaceae bacterium genome and encodes:
- a CDS encoding potassium-transporting ATPase subunit C codes for the protein NRVTKEIERLKKENPAAEGPIPVELVTTSGSGLDPHLSPSGAFWQIPRIAGARDIEPDRIRKIVEMNIEGREFGFLGNPRANVLTLNRALDRYFGPPPSIK